From Saprospiraceae bacterium, one genomic window encodes:
- a CDS encoding deoxynucleoside kinase yields MDSSPKKKLQHVGIAGNIGAGKTSLCIQLAKHYGWEVHYEDTDSNPYLNDFYYDMQRWSFNLQVYFLNSRFKQILDIQSGASTIIQDRTIYEDAHIFAPNLHEMGLMHQRDFENYFTLFKIMMSTIQPPDLLIFIKASIPTLVSRIQARGRDYEGNMSLDYLKKLNHRYDQWIEKYEESPMVIVDADKLDFINRPEDMGAIIEMINARTSGLFNF; encoded by the coding sequence ATGGATTCATCCCCCAAAAAGAAGCTTCAGCATGTTGGCATTGCTGGCAATATTGGAGCCGGCAAAACAAGTCTTTGTATCCAACTGGCCAAACATTATGGCTGGGAAGTACATTATGAGGATACAGATTCAAACCCATATCTGAACGATTTTTACTATGATATGCAGCGTTGGTCTTTTAATTTGCAAGTGTATTTTTTAAATTCAAGGTTTAAACAAATTCTCGACATTCAATCCGGTGCAAGCACCATCATTCAGGATAGAACCATATACGAAGATGCCCATATTTTCGCACCCAACTTGCATGAAATGGGGCTTATGCATCAAAGAGATTTTGAAAATTATTTCACTTTATTCAAAATCATGATGAGCACAATACAACCTCCGGATCTACTCATCTTCATTAAAGCTTCAATACCAACTCTGGTATCCAGAATTCAAGCCCGCGGAAGAGATTATGAAGGCAACATGAGTTTGGATTATTTAAAAAAACTAAACCATCGGTACGATCAATGGATTGAAAAATATGAAGAGTCCCCGATGGTCATCGTAGATGCCGATAAACTTGATTTTATTAACAGACCAGAAGACATGGGTGCTATCATTGAGATGATCAATGCCCGCACTTCGGGACTTTTTAATTTTTAA
- a CDS encoding ABC transporter ATP-binding protein has product MGPESLIELIDIGKYYIMGSEKLEALKKINLKVGFNEYLALMGPSGSGKSTLMNIIGCLDSPSFGRYFLRGHDVSSMDDRELANVRNKEIGFIFQTFNLMPRISALENIALPLVYAGLSKKERLLRAEEVIHSVGLGDRMHHKPNQLSGGQRQRVAIGRALVNNPSIILADEPTGNLDSKTSEEIMKILDDIHRNGNTIILVTHESDIASYANRMVKLKDGGIESDQYLK; this is encoded by the coding sequence ATGGGCCCCGAATCTCTTATTGAACTTATTGACATTGGCAAATATTATATCATGGGTTCTGAGAAACTGGAAGCCCTTAAGAAGATAAATTTAAAAGTTGGTTTTAATGAGTATCTTGCTTTAATGGGGCCATCAGGAAGTGGAAAGTCGACCTTGATGAATATTATCGGTTGCCTGGATAGTCCGAGTTTTGGCCGGTATTTTTTGCGGGGTCATGATGTGAGTTCGATGGACGACAGGGAGTTGGCAAATGTGCGCAATAAAGAAATTGGCTTTATCTTTCAAACATTTAATCTTATGCCCCGGATAAGTGCTTTGGAAAATATTGCACTGCCTCTTGTTTATGCGGGACTTAGTAAAAAGGAAAGACTTTTGAGGGCTGAAGAGGTCATTCATAGCGTTGGCTTGGGTGATCGGATGCACCATAAGCCTAATCAGTTGTCTGGGGGACAAAGACAACGTGTGGCAATTGGGAGGGCTTTGGTGAATAATCCATCGATTATCTTGGCAGATGAACCAACTGGAAATCTCGATTCAAAAACCTCAGAGGAAATTATGAAGATTTTGGATGACATCCATCGAAATGGCAACACCATTATTCTTGTAACGCATGAATCAGATATTGCCTCTTATGCAAATAGAATGGTGAAACTTAAAGACGGAGGTATTGAATCAGACCAGTATTTGAAATAA
- a CDS encoding cob(I)yrinic acid a,c-diamide adenosyltransferase, whose protein sequence is MKIYTKSGDKGTTGLFGGTRVDKDDIRVEAYGSLDELNSHVGMLRAMNKESDTDIWLSDIQKNLFIIGSHLATDPAKTNVKLPVMKADATHILEQAIDSMEQKLDPLKNFILPAGSVSVAQAHICRTICRRAERRVVSLSKIGKVDEYVIVFLNRLSDFFFVLARFIAHQTGINDVLWIPE, encoded by the coding sequence ATGAAAATATATACTAAATCAGGCGACAAAGGAACAACAGGGTTATTTGGAGGCACAAGAGTGGATAAGGATGATATCAGAGTGGAAGCTTACGGCAGTCTTGATGAATTGAATAGTCATGTTGGAATGCTTCGCGCAATGAACAAGGAATCCGATACTGACATTTGGCTTTCCGACATTCAGAAAAATCTATTCATCATCGGCTCACATCTAGCAACGGATCCAGCCAAAACAAATGTAAAACTACCTGTGATGAAGGCCGATGCAACGCATATATTGGAACAAGCTATCGATAGTATGGAGCAGAAACTTGACCCTTTAAAAAACTTTATTTTACCAGCAGGTTCTGTATCAGTTGCACAGGCTCATATTTGCCGAACCATCTGCCGTAGAGCGGAAAGAAGGGTTGTCAGTTTGTCAAAGATTGGAAAAGTGGATGAATATGTCATCGTATTTTTAAATCGATTGTCTGATTTTTTCTTTGTTCTGGCAAGATTTATTGCACATCAGACAGGAATTAACGATGTGCTTTGGATTCCTGAGTAA
- a CDS encoding M1 family metallopeptidase: MTRQLYFRRKRKSKMAIQRAVGFIFLIFIFLNPESALSNRWQIGVQYKMNIQLDDQRHLLTGNQILTIYNESPDTLKELWYHLYYNAFQPGSDMDVRSRSLPDPDPRVKDRISLLGSTEIGFQKIKKLTIKERNQDFEIDGTIMKVDLDIPVAPGDSIIVVLDFEAQIPVQIRRTGRFNKESVAYSMAQWYPKLCNYDEHGWHTDPYIAREFYAPWGSFDVQIKLPSDYCVAATGYLQNRDECNCGQLKIETRFRTWHFIATKVHDFVWAADKEFVHDEYRRKDGRLLQFYYKKDKPYSDTWKQLQPVMDRALDIIEELVGPYPYNTYSFIQGGDGGMEYPMATLITGNRPLISLVGVAIHEWVHSWFQMVLASNESLYPWMDEGFTAYIEEEVLNQLKKESYIPGYDEKEDAHFETLSNFKTFAGSTKEEPLSTHADHYETNKAYGIAAYVKGALCLHQIRYIAGENNFWKGLRRYYELYQFKHPRPDDFFREMEKASGLELDWFKSYWINTTKTIDYAISEVNEDGHSTKISLTRVGDFPMPVDIAIVMQDSSYVYCHIPLDLMRGSKQFTIPNVKIQKSWHWVDRNYNFTLDVNKSNIKYILLDPSRMLADIFEQNDLWQSEK; encoded by the coding sequence ATGACCAGACAATTATATTTTAGAAGAAAGAGAAAAAGCAAGATGGCAATCCAAAGAGCGGTAGGATTTATTTTCTTGATTTTTATTTTTTTAAATCCGGAGTCAGCGCTTTCTAACCGCTGGCAAATCGGGGTACAGTATAAAATGAACATACAGTTAGATGATCAACGACATTTATTGACCGGAAATCAAATTTTAACCATTTATAATGAAAGCCCTGATACCCTCAAAGAACTTTGGTATCATTTGTATTACAATGCTTTTCAGCCCGGAAGTGATATGGATGTTAGGTCCAGATCTCTTCCAGATCCTGACCCAAGGGTAAAGGATAGGATTAGTTTGCTTGGCAGTACTGAAATTGGATTTCAAAAAATCAAAAAACTGACTATTAAAGAAAGAAATCAGGACTTTGAAATCGATGGAACCATAATGAAAGTTGATTTGGATATTCCCGTGGCTCCGGGAGATTCAATCATCGTTGTATTGGATTTTGAAGCTCAGATACCTGTTCAGATCAGAAGAACAGGTAGATTTAATAAAGAATCGGTCGCCTATTCTATGGCTCAGTGGTACCCTAAGCTATGCAATTATGATGAGCACGGATGGCACACTGATCCTTATATTGCTCGAGAATTTTATGCTCCTTGGGGATCATTTGATGTACAAATAAAGCTTCCATCGGATTATTGTGTTGCAGCTACAGGGTATTTGCAGAATAGAGATGAATGCAATTGTGGTCAGTTAAAAATCGAGACCAGATTTAGGACCTGGCATTTCATTGCAACCAAAGTACATGATTTTGTTTGGGCAGCCGATAAAGAATTTGTACACGATGAATACCGGAGGAAGGATGGCAGGTTGCTACAATTTTATTATAAAAAAGATAAACCATATAGTGATACCTGGAAACAACTTCAGCCAGTTATGGATCGAGCATTGGACATTATTGAAGAACTGGTCGGGCCTTATCCTTATAACACCTACTCATTTATACAAGGAGGAGATGGAGGAATGGAATATCCAATGGCCACCTTGATAACAGGCAACAGACCTTTAATTAGTTTGGTCGGTGTGGCCATTCACGAATGGGTGCACAGTTGGTTTCAAATGGTACTTGCATCCAATGAAAGTCTTTATCCATGGATGGACGAAGGATTTACAGCATACATAGAGGAGGAGGTATTGAATCAATTGAAGAAAGAATCTTATATTCCAGGATATGATGAAAAGGAAGATGCCCATTTTGAAACGCTAAGCAACTTTAAAACTTTTGCGGGTTCAACAAAAGAAGAGCCCTTAAGTACCCATGCAGATCATTATGAGACAAACAAAGCTTATGGTATTGCGGCTTATGTGAAAGGAGCGTTATGCCTGCATCAAATAAGGTATATAGCAGGAGAGAATAATTTTTGGAAAGGATTGCGACGATATTATGAGCTTTATCAATTTAAACATCCAAGGCCAGATGACTTTTTTAGAGAAATGGAAAAAGCATCGGGTCTAGAGCTGGATTGGTTTAAAAGTTATTGGATAAATACGACAAAGACAATAGATTATGCGATTTCTGAAGTCAATGAGGATGGCCATTCCACTAAAATATCTTTAACCAGAGTGGGTGATTTTCCGATGCCAGTAGACATTGCCATCGTTATGCAAGATTCAAGTTATGTGTATTGTCATATCCCATTGGACTTAATGCGCGGTTCCAAGCAATTTACGATACCCAATGTTAAAATACAAAAATCATGGCATTGGGTGGACAGAAATTATAATTTCACATTGGACGTAAATAAAAGTAATATCAAATACATTCTATTGGATCCATCAAGAATGTTGGCTGACATTTTTGAACAAAATGATCTATGGCAATCCGAGAAATAA
- the ribA gene encoding GTP cyclohydrolase II, translated as MSSKIRAKLPTEFGDFHIFTYPSNDELHPHVVLTHQGIDPKGIVPLRIHSECLTGDVFGSKRCDCGYQLKASMEYLSKYPGILIYLRQEGRGIGLIHKLEAYMLQDGGLDTVEANHQLGFEADLRTYEVAASILKEQKIKTVNLLSNNPVKREYLEDNGISVHKMIPIIKPLDEFNKKYLKTKREKLGHILPFI; from the coding sequence ATGTCATCTAAGATCAGGGCCAAGCTCCCTACAGAATTTGGAGATTTTCATATTTTTACTTATCCATCGAATGATGAGCTTCATCCACATGTGGTATTAACACATCAGGGTATTGATCCAAAGGGTATTGTGCCCTTAAGAATTCATTCTGAATGTCTTACAGGAGATGTTTTTGGTTCTAAGAGGTGTGATTGCGGCTATCAGCTAAAGGCCAGTATGGAATATTTATCTAAATATCCTGGCATTTTGATTTACCTGAGACAGGAAGGCAGGGGAATTGGTTTAATTCACAAATTGGAGGCATACATGCTTCAGGATGGTGGACTTGATACGGTTGAAGCCAACCACCAATTGGGATTTGAGGCTGATCTGAGAACTTATGAGGTGGCAGCCTCCATTCTAAAAGAGCAAAAAATTAAAACTGTTAACTTGTTATCAAATAATCCAGTCAAAAGAGAATATTTGGAAGACAATGGTATCAGTGTTCACAAAATGATTCCCATCATTAAACCCCTTGATGAATTTAACAAGAAGTATTTAAAAACCAAGCGGGAGAAACTGGGGCATATCTTACCATTTATCTAA
- the mazG gene encoding nucleoside triphosphate pyrophosphohydrolase produces MNPGLSDSFLRLVKIMDELREGCPWDRKQTIHSLRNLTIEETFELADAILDNNFAGIKEELGDLLLHILFYSKIAKEQDQFDLLEVLNAIADKLIYRHPHIYGDLKVKDEEDVKRNWEMLKQKEKKVGILAGVPVSLPALVKAYRLQDKASQVGFDWPDSAQVIDKIMEEIGEFTEVVKNGKVQEDIEAELGDVLFSIINLARFLKVDPEAALERTNRKFIQRFEFIEKNANRPLTEMGLEEMEQLWQKAKGEK; encoded by the coding sequence ATGAATCCTGGATTATCTGATTCTTTTCTTCGTCTTGTGAAAATTATGGATGAGCTTAGAGAGGGCTGTCCGTGGGATAGAAAACAGACAATCCATTCTTTGCGCAATCTCACCATCGAGGAGACTTTTGAGTTGGCCGATGCCATATTGGACAATAATTTTGCAGGTATCAAGGAAGAGTTAGGAGATTTACTCTTGCACATTTTGTTTTATTCCAAAATTGCAAAGGAGCAAGATCAATTTGACCTTCTGGAAGTCTTGAATGCCATTGCCGACAAATTAATATACAGACATCCTCATATTTACGGAGATTTGAAAGTGAAGGATGAAGAAGATGTAAAACGCAATTGGGAGATGTTAAAGCAGAAGGAAAAAAAAGTTGGAATTCTGGCAGGCGTTCCGGTGTCTTTGCCAGCGTTGGTAAAAGCATATCGATTGCAGGACAAAGCAAGTCAGGTTGGATTTGATTGGCCGGATTCAGCTCAGGTCATTGATAAAATCATGGAAGAGATTGGAGAATTTACTGAAGTTGTTAAAAATGGAAAAGTGCAGGAAGACATTGAAGCTGAATTGGGAGATGTTTTATTTTCCATTATCAATCTCGCCCGTTTTTTAAAAGTGGATCCTGAAGCTGCCTTGGAAAGAACCAATAGGAAATTTATACAAAGATTTGAGTTTATTGAAAAAAATGCCAACAGGCCTTTGACCGAAATGGGTTTAGAAGAAATGGAACAACTTTGGCAGAAGGCAAAGGGGGAGAAGTAA
- a CDS encoding endonuclease, translated as MRPFFLLILYYFQSPHLCHSQWRNTTLFPGDSSYFLLSKLVNQYKPSTVLDYSNARVKMYQEIYNEKDTVYCVYSKHALYLNPLSIDPIGDLIKNGNPNGINCEHTFPQSKGADQGNARSDMHHLYPSRAAVNEARSNLPFQEIDDRQTTSWFFKSSSQSSIPTINKDLYSEANNHAFEPREDHKGNVARAVFYFMCMYELQADRTFFEEIKADLCNWHLQDPVDSLEWQRTHLIGKYQNDKVNPFILDCSLARRTYCPFSKLCTSATSTQDLDPLQFEFKSSVVVDEVEITLDLNTEIKDLHVSIIDLNGISVFDEQRNNAQLVDKIVVNIAHLPSGLYYIIVGNQSKISLPKKLIKL; from the coding sequence ATGAGACCGTTTTTTCTATTAATTCTATATTATTTTCAGAGCCCTCATCTTTGTCATTCACAATGGAGAAATACGACCTTGTTTCCAGGTGATTCGTCCTATTTTCTATTATCCAAACTCGTCAATCAATATAAACCTTCGACCGTATTGGATTATTCCAATGCAAGGGTCAAAATGTATCAGGAAATTTACAACGAAAAAGACACGGTTTATTGTGTTTATAGCAAGCATGCTTTGTATTTAAACCCTTTGAGCATTGATCCTATTGGCGACCTCATCAAAAATGGCAACCCCAATGGAATCAATTGCGAACATACTTTTCCGCAAAGCAAAGGTGCTGATCAAGGCAATGCCAGATCGGACATGCATCATCTTTACCCATCACGGGCAGCAGTCAACGAAGCGAGGTCCAATTTACCCTTTCAAGAAATTGACGACAGACAAACCACTAGTTGGTTTTTCAAATCAAGCAGCCAATCAAGCATTCCAACAATAAACAAAGATCTTTACAGTGAGGCTAACAATCATGCGTTTGAACCCAGAGAGGACCACAAAGGAAATGTTGCAAGAGCCGTCTTCTATTTTATGTGTATGTATGAACTACAAGCCGACAGAACTTTTTTCGAGGAGATCAAAGCTGATTTATGCAACTGGCATTTACAGGATCCGGTGGATTCTTTGGAATGGCAAAGGACCCATCTCATAGGAAAATATCAAAATGACAAAGTCAATCCCTTCATTTTAGATTGCAGTCTTGCCAGAAGGACGTATTGTCCGTTTTCGAAACTCTGTACTTCTGCTACCTCTACACAAGATTTAGATCCATTACAATTTGAATTTAAATCCAGTGTGGTGGTGGATGAAGTTGAAATCACACTTGACCTCAATACTGAAATCAAAGATCTTCATGTTTCCATCATAGATTTAAACGGAATCTCCGTGTTTGATGAACAAAGGAATAACGCTCAGCTCGTTGACAAAATCGTAGTAAACATAGCACATTTGCCTTCTGGCTTGTACTATATTATTGTCGGAAATCAATCTAAAATTTCGCTTCCTAAAAAACTCATTAAACTCTGA
- a CDS encoding MmcQ/YjbR family DNA-binding protein → MNLEQFIAYCETKPDISMEFPFGPDTLVFKVNSKIFALAGIDTLEFKVNLKCDPEYAEELRSEFEDIKPGYHMNKKHWNTVHFEGRIGDTLLKKLIDHSYNLVAITKSKKNS, encoded by the coding sequence ATGAATCTTGAACAGTTTATTGCTTATTGTGAAACAAAGCCAGACATTAGCATGGAGTTTCCTTTCGGACCTGATACATTGGTTTTTAAAGTCAATTCCAAAATATTTGCATTGGCCGGAATAGACACATTGGAGTTTAAGGTCAATTTAAAATGTGATCCGGAATATGCAGAGGAATTGAGATCTGAATTTGAAGACATCAAGCCGGGATATCACATGAATAAAAAGCACTGGAATACGGTTCATTTTGAAGGTAGGATAGGCGATACCTTGCTTAAAAAATTAATTGACCATTCTTACAACCTTGTTGCTATTACAAAGTCTAAGAAGAATTCGTGA
- a CDS encoding FAD-binding oxidoreductase — translation MKKYDFGIVGAGLAGCWLAYQLSHQLEAKLILFGGSKTGEASSVSSGVIKPITGRKYVKTWNYENLWNAAFEMYRELEEELRVKIWHDREILVELKTAAHSNEWHARSQDPEYASMMHMVPSNHLAWKYCQSGSDLGLLSCAAQVDVSLLCTILNQKLLESGISRESEFYLDDLIRTENGWIYHGELFDKIVFCDGARGSKNPYCNSIELFPLKGECMIVRLKEEIDFIFQSDYSIVPFANHKYWVGSNYNLKDQTYMHTEIEKANQINFLDNLTKGGFELETHLFGFRSTTRDRRPVIGELIKFSGMYIFNGFGTKGASLIPYSLKSMVNLLENQVQPESSINSNRFLV, via the coding sequence GTGAAAAAATACGATTTTGGAATAGTCGGTGCCGGATTGGCAGGTTGCTGGTTGGCGTATCAACTTAGCCATCAATTGGAGGCCAAATTAATTTTATTTGGAGGTAGTAAAACAGGTGAGGCAAGTAGTGTTAGTTCCGGGGTGATCAAACCAATTACTGGTAGGAAATATGTCAAAACCTGGAATTATGAAAATCTATGGAATGCTGCTTTTGAAATGTACAGAGAATTGGAAGAGGAGCTCAGAGTTAAAATATGGCATGATCGGGAAATCCTGGTAGAGTTAAAAACTGCTGCGCATTCCAACGAATGGCATGCACGAAGCCAGGATCCGGAGTATGCTTCTATGATGCACATGGTTCCATCGAATCATCTTGCCTGGAAATATTGTCAATCTGGTTCTGACCTGGGTTTGTTAAGTTGCGCTGCCCAGGTCGATGTGTCTTTGTTATGTACTATATTGAACCAAAAATTATTAGAATCTGGAATTTCTCGAGAATCAGAATTTTATTTAGACGATCTAATAAGAACGGAAAATGGATGGATTTATCATGGAGAACTGTTTGACAAAATTGTCTTTTGCGATGGTGCCAGAGGCTCGAAAAATCCATATTGCAACAGTATTGAATTATTTCCGTTAAAAGGGGAGTGTATGATTGTACGATTGAAGGAGGAAATTGATTTTATTTTCCAATCCGATTATAGTATTGTCCCTTTTGCAAACCATAAGTATTGGGTGGGATCCAATTATAATTTGAAAGATCAAACTTATATGCATACAGAAATTGAGAAAGCAAATCAAATCAATTTTCTGGACAATCTAACAAAAGGAGGTTTTGAGCTGGAGACTCATCTATTTGGATTTAGATCAACCACCCGTGACAGAAGGCCGGTCATTGGTGAGTTGATTAAATTTTCGGGAATGTATATATTTAATGGTTTTGGCACAAAGGGGGCCTCTTTGATTCCATATTCTTTGAAGTCTATGGTCAATTTATTGGAGAATCAGGTTCAACCGGAGTCCAGTATTAATTCGAATCGGTTTTTAGTATGA